From the genome of Aspergillus fumigatus Af293 chromosome 1, whole genome shotgun sequence, one region includes:
- the pmcA gene encoding putative P-type calcium ATPase, which produces MSSNPNQDAKTPLRRERAPTITIDTSAVTSTPDPSQPTLQVSTEPADASDTSALLYNGSPSPTDLRSSASIRSSASSEGRDHESRPTSPHNVSSPTSKLAESMSNSNFLSVPGTRSRGNSLESEDSSQSTSTYGGETYVGSPSQGARPEHGNKNGTNGKILSDEEALKPDPGREAEFQVEDNKFAFSPGQLNKLLNPKSLGAFHALGGLQGLERGLRTNLRSGLSVDETTLEGTVSFEEVASSGAQNTLPKSDSDPPNQGSPARSNTAPARRHDDAFSDRKRIYGLNKLPEKKPKSILELAWIAYNDKVLILLTIAAVISLALGIYQSVTATDGEARVQWVEGVAIIVAIVIVVVVGAANDWQKERQFVKLNKKKEDRQVKVIRSGKTVEISIHDVLVGDVMHLEPGDLVPVDGVFITGHNVKCDESSATGESDVLRKTPGSDVYQAIERHENLKKLDPFIVSGAKVSEGVGTFLVTAVGVNSTYGKTLMSLQDEGQTTPLQSKLNVLAEYIAKLGLAAGLLLFIVLFIKFLAQLKDMYGADAKGQAFLQIFIVAVTIIVVAVPEGLPLAVTLALAFATTRMLKDNNLVRLLRACETMGNATTICSDKTGTLTENKMTAVAATLGTSTKFGEKSAGASSGQANGVHDATNSSGSMSPSEFASSLASPVKALLLDSIVINSTAFEGEQDGTMTFIGSKTETALLSFARTYLGMGSISEARSNAEIAQMVPFDSGRKCMAVVIRLENGKYRMLVKGASEILLSKSTRIIRDPTKEVSDTSLSEKDRSALENIITHYATQSLRTIGLVYRDFDQWPPRGAPTSEEDRSLAQFDPLFKDMVLFGIFGIQDPLRPGVTESVRQCQKAGVFVRMVTGDNIMTAKAIAQECGIFTPGGIAIEGPKFRQLSNRQMRQIIPRLQVLARSSPDDKKILVTQLRKLGETVAVTGDGTNDAQALKTADVGFSMGITGTEVAKEASDIILMDDNFASIVKAMAWGRTVNDAVKKFLQFQITVNITAVLLTFISAVASGDEESVLTAVQLLWVNLIMDTFAALALATDPPTPHILDRRPEPRSAPLINLTMWKMIIGQSIFQLVVTLVLNFAGKSIFKLSSEDDMERLKTTVFNTFVWMQIFNQWNSRRIDNSLNIFEGIFRNRWFIGIQFIIVGGQVLIIFVGGQAFSIKPLVGYQWGVSLILGVISLPVGVIIRLIPDEFVSRLIPRFWTRKKGPELVVSDEDRRFEWNPALEEIRDQLTFLHTVRGGRLRNLKHKLQHPQELLPRSRSGSRSREDSIPSTPVGENGGTSPQPATPESRSRKRTRSRSNSAFGPAAAMAGVVAGSIAGWSPIERTPGENDSVGFNSNSPHGGLDNQEGIEIHPGTAADERLVGDYLSTSKTPPSQNPDLIPYFEHAPPARAPSSRSRRSTSGRSRSSRSQSRQS; this is translated from the exons ATGTCATCGAATCCAAACCAAGACGCGAAGACTCCGCTCCGACGAGAACGAGCCCCCACCATCACCATAGATACATCCGCTGTGACGTCGACCCCGGATCCGTCACAACCTACCCTACAAGTCTCGACCGAGCCTGCTGATGCGAGCGATACTAGCGCTCTGTTATATAACGGCTCTCCATCGCCGACGGATCTGCGTTCGTCGGCCTCGATCCGCTCATCAGCTTCGTCGGAGGGCCGGGACCATGAGAGTAGGCCGACGTCACCACACAACGTATCGTCTCCCACGTCGAAACTGGCCGAGTCGATGTCCAATTCCAACTTCCTTTCAGTTCCTGGCACGAGGTCTCGTGGAAATTCACTTGAATCTGAAGACTCGAGCCAGTCTACCAGCACCTATGGAGGAGAAACGTATGTTGGCTCGCCATCGCAAGGTGCCCGTCCGGAACATGGGAATAAAAACGGCACCAACGGTAAAATTCTCAGTGATGAGGAGGCTCTCAAGCCGGACCCTGGTCGCGAGGCCGAATTCCAGGTGGAGGATAACAAATTCGCCTTCTCCCCTGGTCAGCTGAACAAACTCCTGAACCCCAAGAGCCTCGGCGCGTTCCACGCACTGGGTGGCTTGCAAGGATTGGAGAGGGGGTTACGTACGAACTTGCGCAGCGGCCTGAGTGTGGATGAAACTACCCTGGAGGGGACCGTGAGCTTCGAAGAGGTCGCATCTTCGGGTGCTCAGAATACCCTTCCCAAGTCTGATTCTGACCCGCCCAATCAGGGGTCACCTGCCAGATCTAACACGGCTCCTGCGAGGCGACATGATGATGCGTTTTCGGACCGGAAGAGAATATACGGCCTCAATAAACttcccgagaagaagcctaAGAGTATTTTGGAACTTGCGTGGATTGCATACAACGACAAGGTCTTAATTCTGCTAACCATTGCCGCCGTTATTTCGCTTGCCCTCGGTATCTACCAATCCGTCACAGCCACAGATGGGGAAGCTCGGGTTCAATGGGTAGAAGGTGTTGCCATCATTGTCGCTATCGTGATCGTGGTAGTCGTCGGTGCTGCCAACGATTGGCAAAAGGAGCGCCAATTTGTGAAGTTGaataagaagaaggaggaccGACAAGTCAAGGTCATCCGTTCCGGCAAGACAGTGGAGATTTCAATCCATGATGTGCTGGTTGGTGACGTGATGCATCTCGAACCGGGAGACCTCGTCCCAGTCGACGGTGTCTTCATCACTGGTCACAATGTCAAGTGCGACGAATCCTCCGCCACAGGTGAATCCGATGTCTTGCGCAAGACGCCCGGCAGCGACGTCTACCAGGCCATCGAACGCCATGAGAACCTTAAGAAGCTTGATCCATTCATTGTTTCCGGTGCCAAGGTGTCCGAAGGTGTGGGAACGTTCTTGGTCACTGCGGTCGGTGTTAACTCAACGTATGGTAAGACTTTGATGTCCCTGCAAGACGAGGGCCAGACGACACCACTACAATCGAAGTTGAACGTGCTTGCGGAGTATATCGCCAAACTTGGTCTGGCAGCCGGTCTGCTGCTGTTCATCGTGCTGTTCATCAAGTTCTTAGCCCAATTGAAGGATATGTATGGTGCCGACGCCAAAGGTCAGgccttcctccagatcttcatTGTTGCAGTCACCATCATTGTCGTTGCCGTTCCCGAAGGATTGCCTCTCGCTGTCACACTTGCGCTCGCGTTCGCCACGACGCGAATGTTGAAGGACAATAACTTGGTGCGTTTGCTGAGGGCTTGCGAAACCATGGGCAATGCAACTACCATCTGCTCGGACAAGACCGGCACGCTCACGGAAAATAAAATGACTGCCGTTGCCGCTACTCTGGGGACTTCCACGAAGTTTGGAGAAAAGTCAGCTGGAGCGTCTTCTGGCCAGGCCAATGGAGTCCATGATGCGACCAACTCGTCAGGCAGTATGTCGCCATCTGAGTTTGCATCAAGTCTCGCGTCGCCGGTGAAGGCGCTTCTGCTTGATTCGATCGTTATTAATTCCACTGCATTCGAAGGCGAGCAGGACGGAACAATGACATTCATTGGATCCAAGACTGAGACGGCCCTTCTCAGTTTCGCGCGGACTTACTTGGGTATGGGCTCGATTAGCGAGGCGCGATCGAATGCCGAAATCGCTCAAATGGTTCCGTTCGACTCGGGACGTAAATGCATGGCAGTGGTTATCAGGCTCGAAAATGGGAAGTACCGGATGCTGGTCAAAGGAGCGTCCGAAATCTTACTTTCGAAATCTACACGCATCATCCGTGATCCTACCAAAGAGGTGTCCGATACATCTCTCTCGGAAAAAGACCGGTCCGCCCTGGAGAACATCATTACGCACTACGCTACCCAGTCGCTCCGGACCATTGGCCTGGTGTATCGTGATTTCGACCAGTGGCCCCCTCGTGGCGCGCCTACCTCAGAGGAAGACCGTTCGCTGGCCCAGTTCGACCCCTTGTTCAAAGACATGGTACTGTTTGGTATTTTTGGTATTCAGGACCCTCTGCGACCTGGAGTTACAGAGTCCGTCCGTCAATGTCAAAAGGCCGGCGTATTTGTGAGGATGGTGACGGGTGATAACATTATGACTGCCAAAGCTATTGCTCAAGAATGTGGAATTTTCACTCCTGGGGGCATTGCTATCGAAGGACCTAAGTTCCGCCAGTTGAGCAATCGTCAGATGCGCCAAATTATTCCCCGGTTGCAGGTTCTGGCAAGGTCGAGCCCCGATGACAAGAAGATTCTGGTTACTCAACTTAGGAAGCTCGGGGAGACGGTTGCTGTCACCGGTGATGGAACGAACGACGCTCAGGCCCTGAAGACCGCTGATGTCGGGTTTTCCATGGGTATCACCGGTACTGAAGTTGCAAAGGAGGCGTCAGACATTATCCTGATGGATGACAATTTTGCATCGATCGTCAAAGCTATGGCTTGGGGTAGGACTGTCAATGACGCAGTTAAGAAGTTTTTGCAG TTCCAAATTACGGTCAACATTACTGCAGTCTTGCTCACATTCATCTCGGCTGTGGCTAGTGGTGACGAAGAGTCGGTTCTGACGGCTGTCCAGCTGTTATGGGTCAACCTGATCATGGATACTTTTGCAGCCCTTGCTCTCG CAACGGATCCTCCGACTCCTCACATCCTCGACCGCAGACCTGAGCCTAGATCAGCACCCCTCATCAACCTGACGATGTGGAAAATGATCATAGGACAAAGCATCTTTCAGCTGGTCGTCACTCTTGTTCTGAACTTTGCTGGGAAGTCGATATTTAAACTTTCTTCAGAGGACGACATGGAACGGCTCAAGACGACGGTCTTCAACACTTTTGTCTGGATGCAGATCTTCAACCAATGGAA CTCTCGTCGAATTGACAACAGTCTGAACATTTTCGAAGGCATTTTCCGCAACCGTTGGTTTATTGGTATTCAATTCATCATTGTTGGAGGTCAAGTCTTGATCATCTTCGTGGGTGGGCAGGCTTTCTCAATCAAACCTCTGGTGGGTTATCAATGGGGCGTTTCTCTCATACTCGGCGTGATTTCTCTGCCTGTCGGTGTTATTATTCGACTTATTCCGGACGAGTTCGTTTCCAGGCTCATCCCCAGGTTCTGGACCCGCAAGAAGGGCCCCGAGCTCGTGGTTTCGGATGAGGATCGACGCTTTGAATGGAATCCtgctctggaagagatcAGAGACCAGCTCACATTTCTCCACACTGTCCGTGGTGGCCGACTGAGGAACTTGAAGCACAAGCTACAGCATCCCCAAGAGCTTCTTCCTAGGTCGCGCAGTGGATCACGGTCGAGAGAGGATTCTATTCCCTCGACTCCCGTTGGCGAGAACGGCGGTACTTCACCCCAGCCTGCGACACCCGAGTCGCGCTCGCGAAAGCGTACCCGATCTCGCTCTAACTCTGCTTTCGGACCCGCCGCCGCGATGGCCGGTGTGGTCGCTGGCAGTATTGCGGGATGGTCTCCGATTGAAAGAACGCCAGGCGAAAATGACTCGGTCGGCTTTAATTCGAACAGCCCTCACGGGGGGCTGGATAACCAAGAAGGGATTGAAATCCACCCAGGGACCGCAGCGGATGAGCGTCTCGTCGGAGATTATCTATCTACTTCCAAAACTCCCCCGAGTCAGAACCCCGACCTGATCCCATACTTCGAACACGCTCCTCCTGCCCGTGCACCCTCCAGCCGTAGCAGACGGTCTACATCAGGCCGATCCCGATCTAGCCGGAGCCAGTCGCGACAAAGCTAG